Proteins from a single region of Sneathiella aquimaris:
- a CDS encoding transposase, whose protein sequence is MFTESSYTYAKANVPGISSELGCTNTLAEFVGKYRNLSRLSVIGEMTGLSGYRLKTIEKAVKVRQPPGIVKKLNPRIIRIDDLSVTRTYQDEKGRKTLKGHLVLSGAGFTEAAFEQGIHDTGFLAMVAGTTRADAVKLFRQTLNCDAVQYVTLDLSQTLISAAYEACPNAIVVADKFHVLKLVTAAFEKVAIDQRLKLRKERQSFQRARNYMKRPPKNLSDVEKRVMVEWLVRLPELHQAYELRRVFFELFEMDISPQDARRALLRWLDFLPAKGPVGTAFRSVGQTVKKYLTEICAYFHCNLTNAPAEAYNRRIKEIVAVGGVRTLEDLIERVRAGHGYEARQALDRISSQPPKKRQPLWNHVPAQNTAIWVRPVKARDGELPLAPIRPMGLLEAGDRLRTLSIATLLWPEKFH, encoded by the coding sequence ATGTTCACTGAGTCTTCCTATACATATGCGAAAGCAAATGTTCCTGGGATTTCCAGCGAACTTGGTTGCACCAATACACTGGCTGAGTTTGTTGGTAAGTATCGAAATTTGTCTCGATTGTCTGTCATAGGTGAGATGACAGGTTTATCGGGGTACCGTTTAAAAACCATTGAGAAAGCTGTGAAAGTAAGACAGCCACCCGGGATCGTAAAGAAGTTAAACCCAAGGATTATCCGGATCGATGATCTCTCTGTCACGCGAACCTATCAGGACGAAAAGGGACGAAAAACCCTAAAGGGGCATTTGGTATTGTCTGGGGCTGGGTTTACGGAAGCCGCATTTGAGCAAGGTATCCATGATACAGGGTTTTTGGCTATGGTGGCGGGGACAACACGGGCAGATGCTGTAAAGCTGTTCCGTCAGACTCTCAATTGTGATGCTGTACAATATGTTACGCTGGATTTATCGCAAACATTAATTAGCGCGGCCTATGAGGCGTGTCCCAATGCTATTGTGGTTGCCGACAAGTTTCATGTCCTTAAATTGGTGACAGCTGCTTTTGAAAAAGTTGCAATTGACCAACGTCTTAAACTTCGCAAAGAGCGGCAGAGTTTTCAAAGAGCCAGAAACTATATGAAGCGACCGCCTAAAAACCTTAGTGATGTAGAAAAACGGGTGATGGTGGAATGGCTTGTCAGGTTGCCAGAGCTGCATCAGGCCTATGAGCTCAGACGGGTCTTTTTTGAGCTGTTTGAAATGGATATCTCACCGCAGGACGCGCGCCGGGCCTTGCTGCGGTGGTTGGATTTTCTGCCAGCAAAAGGACCGGTGGGGACCGCGTTTCGATCCGTTGGCCAGACTGTAAAAAAGTATCTCACTGAGATTTGTGCCTATTTTCACTGTAACCTGACCAATGCGCCCGCGGAAGCCTATAACCGACGGATCAAGGAAATTGTTGCTGTAGGCGGTGTCCGGACTTTGGAGGACTTGATCGAGCGGGTGAGAGCCGGGCATGGGTATGAGGCTCGACAGGCTCTTGACCGGATTTCCAGTCAACCTCCAAAGAAGCGGCAGCCGCTTTGGAACCATGTCCCTGCTCAGAATACAGCGATTTGGGTGCGCCCGGTAAAGGCCCGGGACGGCGAATTGCCTTTGGCACCCATCCGACCGATGGGACTCCTGGAAGCCGGCGATCGATTGAGGACCTTATCTATTGCAACTCTTTTGTGGCCAGAGAAATTCCACTAA
- a CDS encoding helix-turn-helix domain-containing protein has product MPAQPKFGTRIKELRTGKKMTLDQLAEATKSSKSYIWELENKNPPRPSAEKLSAIARALGVTVDYLLGTDEQTKADAEDMAFFREYSDMPDETRRQLRDMAKILSNKTGLK; this is encoded by the coding sequence ATGCCCGCACAGCCCAAATTTGGTACAAGAATCAAGGAATTACGGACCGGGAAAAAAATGACCCTGGACCAATTGGCTGAAGCAACTAAGAGCTCCAAAAGCTACATTTGGGAGCTGGAAAATAAAAACCCACCACGCCCTTCAGCTGAAAAACTGTCTGCGATCGCAAGGGCTCTTGGTGTCACCGTCGACTACTTGCTTGGTACCGACGAGCAGACCAAGGCTGACGCAGAGGACATGGCTTTCTTTCGCGAATATTCCGATATGCCGGATGAAACACGCAGACAGCTCCGCGACATGGCGAAGATCTTAAGCAACAAGACCGGGCTGAAATGA
- a CDS encoding ImmA/IrrE family metallo-endopeptidase — MGAISASPALKEAFRITRMLDTVLGEDRFDKSPIQIEELALQYSAQTAPETPIHEVTEKNIPGCMGALVYGDNRPRQWGILYHHDQTPGRRAYTIAHEFGHYILHRDLIDREEKYGGGVYCNEDSILRRNGAGIEQEADEFAANLLMPLNDFRKQIPAKAVPNFDDLGNIAERYGVSLTAATLRWIEYTETRALLVISNEGFAHWAKTSTPALKSGRFIRTRNTMFELPAAATAVTHNYCDETANGIQQPADVWFPEPVLEMCIRSERYDQEMTLLHLERSAPVHQEEVEEDTFDRFTRG, encoded by the coding sequence ATGGGTGCCATCTCGGCTTCACCAGCTCTTAAGGAGGCTTTCCGCATCACTAGGATGCTGGACACCGTGCTGGGTGAAGACCGTTTCGATAAATCTCCCATCCAGATTGAAGAACTCGCGCTGCAGTACTCTGCACAAACCGCACCCGAAACCCCCATCCATGAAGTCACTGAGAAAAATATTCCAGGGTGCATGGGCGCATTGGTCTATGGCGACAACCGGCCGCGACAATGGGGTATCCTCTATCATCACGACCAGACACCAGGTCGACGAGCCTATACGATCGCACATGAATTTGGCCACTACATCCTGCATCGCGATCTCATTGATCGCGAAGAGAAGTATGGTGGCGGCGTTTATTGCAACGAAGACAGCATTCTGCGCCGCAATGGCGCTGGTATCGAGCAGGAAGCTGACGAATTTGCCGCCAATCTACTCATGCCGCTCAATGATTTCAGAAAGCAGATCCCTGCCAAAGCTGTTCCGAATTTTGACGATCTCGGCAATATCGCCGAAAGGTATGGTGTGTCGCTGACAGCCGCGACTTTGCGATGGATTGAATACACTGAAACACGAGCATTGCTGGTAATCAGCAATGAAGGCTTTGCCCATTGGGCGAAGACCAGCACACCGGCCCTAAAATCAGGACGCTTTATTCGCACACGAAACACGATGTTTGAACTGCCAGCGGCCGCAACCGCTGTAACGCACAACTACTGCGACGAAACCGCAAACGGTATCCAACAACCAGCAGACGTCTGGTTTCCTGAGCCGGTGTTAGAAATGTGCATACGATCAGAACGCTATGATCAGGAAATGACTTTACTCCATCTGGAGCGATCAGCACCTGTTCACCAAGAAGAAGTCGAAGAAGATACGTTCGACCGATTCACGCGCGGATAG